A stretch of Gemmatimonas aurantiaca T-27 DNA encodes these proteins:
- a CDS encoding thioredoxin family protein: MTVARTFAKTVACLPRRADGGIRSLSVTAALLGSLVCAPALQAMGFGAALPCGPQDVSTSLVGPRAEMRTSSMLPDSSMLALFKSGQTFPDFLAAAKARREGWLRLADSAVVSDALVARARAVGGTWHLMIIAIDSCGDSMNSVPYVAKLASQVPGLELRIVLPTAGKAVQERFRSLDGRATTPTFILLDETGHDRGCITELPKGIRGWATSSRAAKMPSDSLRAGINAFYVQNRGESIVTETIEMMEAARRGAVVCERGA; this comes from the coding sequence ATGACCGTTGCCCGGACGTTCGCCAAGACTGTGGCCTGTCTCCCGCGTCGCGCCGATGGTGGCATTCGGTCGCTGAGCGTGACGGCGGCCTTGCTGGGTTCCCTGGTGTGCGCACCGGCGCTGCAGGCGATGGGCTTCGGCGCGGCGCTGCCGTGTGGGCCTCAGGACGTCTCGACCAGCCTCGTGGGACCGCGGGCCGAGATGCGCACCAGCAGCATGTTGCCCGATTCTTCCATGCTGGCGCTGTTCAAGTCCGGACAGACGTTCCCGGATTTCCTGGCGGCCGCCAAGGCGCGGCGTGAAGGGTGGTTGCGGTTGGCCGACAGCGCGGTGGTTTCCGACGCGCTGGTGGCCCGGGCGCGGGCCGTGGGGGGCACCTGGCACCTCATGATCATCGCCATCGACAGTTGCGGTGACTCGATGAATTCGGTGCCGTATGTGGCCAAGCTTGCGTCACAGGTGCCGGGCCTCGAACTGCGCATCGTCCTGCCAACTGCCGGCAAGGCGGTGCAGGAACGCTTCCGTTCTCTCGACGGCCGAGCGACGACGCCCACGTTCATCCTGCTCGACGAGACGGGGCACGATCGTGGATGCATCACCGAACTGCCGAAGGGCATCCGGGGATGGGCCACCAGCTCACGGGCCGCCAAGATGCCCTCGGATTCCCTCCGCGCCGGCATCAATGCGTTCTATGTACAGAACCGCGGCGAATCCATCGTCACCGAAACGATCGAGATGATGGAAGCCGCGCGCCGTGGTGCCGTGGTGTGTGAACGGGGCGCCTGA
- a CDS encoding ABC transporter ATP-binding protein, translating into MPPGPRGGSTGAHADDESAGSAYDARLVRRLLAYVRPYRVLVAAALGCIAITAGMQLAGPLLTRWVIDTAFPTRDVGLVVQAAMAFAGLLVVQFASSYGETVLTAVIGQRVMRDLRQELFTRLQQLPISYFDRTPVGRLVTRVTSDVEALNELFTAGVVAGIGDLFTLGTIGVVMLFIDWQLALAAFVVIPLVLLVSRVFQNKVRSSYRVIRTRVAQLNAYLGERLSGIRIVQLFGREAGEIARFETLNQGHLDAQLKSITYYALYFPAIEFLTTLALASLLVTSGVLVEREALTVGTVAAFLQLVRRFFQPLQDLSEKYNILQAAMAASERIFGLLDTPPAPGLTPTPDLAQRVARVRAEGITITFENVWFAYESGGGISEDRVQQPTDLPSDTEVRWVLKDVSFTVAPGHSLALVGHTGAGKTTIVNLLLRFHDPQRGRILMNGEDIRDIPVDVLRSVMGYVQQDIFLFAGDIAANLRLGSPIDDVALHAAAARVGADRVIDRLPGGWAHELGERGGGISVGERQLLAFARAIASDPSLLILDEATSAVDSTIEAQIQQAVSTLMQGRTTVAIAHRLSTIVDADEILVLHHGEVVERGAHRALVAAGGMYERLFRLQAGTIVPSERLPSAAASG; encoded by the coding sequence ATGCCGCCAGGACCACGAGGGGGCTCCACAGGCGCCCACGCCGACGACGAATCCGCAGGATCGGCCTACGACGCACGGCTCGTGCGTCGGTTGTTGGCATACGTGCGTCCCTATCGGGTGCTGGTCGCGGCCGCCCTGGGGTGCATTGCCATCACAGCGGGCATGCAGCTCGCCGGCCCGCTGCTCACACGCTGGGTGATCGACACCGCCTTCCCAACGCGGGATGTGGGGCTGGTGGTGCAGGCCGCGATGGCCTTCGCGGGGCTTCTGGTTGTGCAGTTTGCGTCGTCCTACGGTGAGACGGTGCTCACGGCGGTCATCGGCCAGCGCGTGATGCGCGACCTGCGGCAGGAGCTGTTCACACGCCTGCAGCAACTGCCGATCAGCTACTTCGACCGCACCCCCGTGGGGCGGTTGGTCACGCGGGTCACCAGCGACGTGGAAGCGCTGAATGAACTGTTCACGGCCGGTGTCGTGGCAGGCATTGGCGACCTTTTCACGCTGGGCACGATCGGCGTGGTGATGCTGTTCATCGACTGGCAGCTCGCGCTGGCGGCGTTTGTGGTGATCCCGCTGGTCCTGCTCGTGTCGCGGGTGTTCCAGAACAAGGTGCGGTCGAGTTATCGCGTCATACGCACGCGTGTGGCGCAGCTCAATGCCTATCTGGGGGAGCGCCTGTCGGGCATTCGCATTGTACAGCTCTTCGGTCGGGAAGCGGGTGAGATCGCCCGTTTCGAGACGCTCAATCAGGGGCATCTCGATGCTCAACTGAAATCGATCACGTATTACGCGCTGTATTTCCCGGCCATCGAGTTTCTCACCACACTGGCATTGGCCAGTCTGTTGGTGACATCGGGCGTGCTGGTCGAACGTGAAGCGCTGACCGTCGGCACCGTGGCGGCCTTCCTGCAGTTGGTGCGGCGTTTCTTTCAGCCGCTGCAGGATCTTTCCGAGAAGTACAACATCCTCCAGGCGGCCATGGCGGCGTCGGAGCGGATCTTTGGACTGCTCGATACCCCACCGGCGCCGGGGCTCACTCCGACGCCGGACCTGGCACAACGGGTCGCCCGCGTGCGCGCCGAAGGGATCACCATCACGTTCGAAAACGTATGGTTCGCCTACGAGAGCGGCGGTGGCATCAGTGAAGATCGCGTGCAGCAGCCCACCGACCTCCCATCGGACACGGAAGTCCGTTGGGTGCTCAAGGATGTCAGCTTCACCGTGGCGCCCGGTCATTCGCTGGCATTGGTCGGCCATACCGGGGCAGGGAAGACCACCATCGTGAACCTCCTGCTGCGCTTCCACGACCCGCAGCGGGGGCGCATTCTCATGAACGGGGAGGACATCCGGGACATTCCCGTGGATGTGCTCCGTTCGGTGATGGGGTATGTCCAGCAGGACATCTTCCTGTTTGCCGGGGATATCGCGGCCAACCTGCGGCTCGGCTCACCGATCGACGATGTGGCGCTTCATGCGGCAGCCGCGCGGGTGGGCGCCGACCGGGTGATTGACCGGCTCCCCGGTGGCTGGGCGCATGAGCTGGGGGAGCGCGGCGGCGGGATCAGCGTCGGGGAGCGCCAATTGCTCGCCTTCGCACGGGCCATTGCGTCTGATCCCTCGTTGCTCATCCTCGACGAGGCCACCAGTGCGGTGGATTCCACCATCGAGGCCCAGATCCAGCAGGCCGTGTCGACCCTGATGCAGGGGCGTACGACGGTGGCCATTGCCCACCGGTTGAGCACCATTGTCGATGCCGATGAGATCCTCGTATTGCACCACGGCGAGGTGGTGGAACGGGGGGCCCATCGTGCGCTGGTGGCGGCCGGCGGCATGTACGAACGCCTGTTTCGGCTGCAAGCGGGCACTATTGTCCCGTCGGAACGCTTGCCAAGCGCGGCGGCTTCCGGGTAG
- a CDS encoding TonB-dependent receptor, producing the protein MTTSTPFFRHLIGALALLLVSSVQAFAQQIDIIRGRVTGTDTLAIQGVLVTATTLSGNVSRTARTDRNGRYTISFPGGEGDYWVTFSGIGLGPRRYQVKRTADQEILIADARMAPAAITLDAVNVTERVAASRSDTVSDVSGTEKAVSDETAGFLNVDQLGDLAAMASAIPGVQLLLGADGASDAFSVFGLGGDQNNAQLNGLNFGDAQLPRDAAVMTSLSTSTYDVSRGGFSGGQLQVRTRSGSNFVRRTLSTNFIAPPMQWADRVGIATGQQYTNMSVGGGASGPISMDRAFYNTSFQFDRRLQDFQTLLSTSDIGFQTAGVASDSVARLLDILGGEQVPTTVVGYSPQRINNRLSFLTSFDYVPQSSSRGNTYALTVSGNFNRTSPVGGGGGFGGGFGFGGGGFGGFGGGGLMAPTRDGERTNWGGAVQLRQSGLLGWKGIFTETTVGYSTNRTDASPFLVLPSGSVRVNSQLSDGSASVSTLQFGGAQAMNNANASSSIAGNNTMSWFSSDNRHRVKLTTEFRRDDFSNLFNFNEYGSYSYNSLTDLQANLPASFTRLLSPRTRTGSQMIGAMSLGDAWRPINDLQIQYGVRVDGNRFSAGPQTNADVLAKFDYDNAEVPNRLYVSPRVGFSWTVGQADQMALLPGMIRAPRAVIRGGVGVFQNTPGTQLISNAIDNTGLPSGLQQLTCVGEATPIPNWESFAADPNNIPRTCADGTNGSVFSNSAPNVVLFVPDYRAQRSIRGNLGWQGAMLRNRVMLNVDATMSRNQRQQGGIDLNFPNNQQFTLANENGRPIYVTPGAIVASTGQVAWREARLVDAYGRVTAQTSDLQAESKQLNVGIRPMVFNSKWGWSLSYVLSDVREQFLGFNSTVGAPIGIEWSKGTFFSRHQIQYSLSYNAFDAIRISWNGNFRSGVNYTPTINQDINGDSYGNDRAFIYDPSTVSDPALKAGLENFLNTGTREAVECLRSQMGGFAGRNSCTGPWQMTGNLNVSFNSLKLGLPQRANIRLQISNPLNGIDRLINGEDGLKGWGATPNPGNNGALLFVRGFDPLTNTFKYEVNERFGSTRPQQTTQRAAPTSITLSVNFDVGPSREQQQLLQQLDRGRTRPGNKPSLQQLRNTASSGLINPMQQLLFQADTLKLTRKQADSLATLNRWYLLKSDSIWTPVSRFLVDLPDQYSHADAYRRYRRAREDAVDLLIAVAPGIRNMLSEEQVRILPTALVTFMDKRNLQGLRSGTSGDNRFGGGGGFGGGR; encoded by the coding sequence GTGACTACTTCCACGCCCTTTTTTCGACATCTGATCGGCGCGTTGGCGCTGCTGCTCGTGAGCAGCGTCCAGGCGTTTGCGCAACAGATCGATATCATCCGCGGCCGGGTGACCGGCACTGACACCCTCGCCATTCAAGGCGTGCTGGTGACCGCGACGACTCTCAGCGGCAATGTCAGCCGTACCGCGCGTACCGATCGCAACGGACGCTACACGATTTCCTTCCCCGGCGGGGAAGGCGACTACTGGGTGACATTTTCCGGTATCGGCCTTGGACCGCGTCGCTATCAGGTCAAGCGCACGGCGGATCAGGAAATCCTGATTGCCGACGCCCGTATGGCTCCGGCCGCTATCACGCTGGACGCCGTGAACGTGACGGAGCGGGTTGCCGCGTCGCGCAGTGATACGGTGTCCGATGTGTCCGGTACCGAAAAGGCCGTGTCCGACGAAACGGCTGGCTTCCTGAATGTCGATCAGTTGGGTGACCTGGCGGCGATGGCTTCGGCGATCCCCGGCGTCCAGTTGCTGCTCGGCGCCGACGGTGCCTCCGACGCCTTCTCAGTGTTCGGGTTGGGCGGTGACCAGAACAACGCTCAGCTCAATGGTCTGAATTTCGGCGACGCGCAGCTCCCGCGCGATGCGGCCGTGATGACGTCGCTGTCCACGTCCACGTACGATGTGTCCCGCGGTGGTTTCTCCGGTGGACAACTGCAGGTCCGCACGCGTTCGGGTTCGAACTTCGTGCGTCGCACCCTCAGCACCAACTTCATCGCCCCGCCGATGCAGTGGGCCGACCGCGTGGGTATTGCGACCGGCCAGCAGTACACGAACATGTCCGTGGGTGGTGGCGCGTCCGGTCCGATCAGCATGGACCGCGCCTTCTACAATACGTCCTTCCAGTTCGATCGTCGCCTGCAGGATTTCCAGACCCTGCTCAGCACCAGTGACATCGGCTTCCAGACGGCGGGTGTGGCGAGTGACTCGGTGGCGCGCCTGCTCGACATCCTCGGCGGCGAGCAGGTGCCGACGACGGTGGTGGGGTACTCGCCACAGCGTATCAACAATCGCCTGTCGTTCCTGACCAGCTTCGACTACGTCCCGCAGAGCTCCTCACGTGGCAACACCTATGCGTTGACGGTCTCGGGCAATTTCAATCGCACGTCGCCGGTTGGCGGCGGCGGTGGTTTTGGTGGTGGTTTCGGCTTTGGTGGCGGTGGTTTTGGTGGTTTTGGCGGTGGTGGTCTCATGGCCCCCACGCGCGATGGTGAGCGCACCAACTGGGGCGGCGCCGTCCAGCTCCGTCAGAGCGGCCTGCTCGGATGGAAGGGCATCTTCACCGAAACGACGGTCGGCTACAGCACCAATCGCACGGATGCGAGCCCGTTCCTGGTGCTCCCCTCCGGCTCGGTGCGTGTGAACTCGCAGCTTTCCGATGGTTCGGCGTCGGTGAGCACGCTGCAGTTCGGTGGTGCCCAGGCGATGAACAACGCCAACGCGTCGTCGTCGATTGCCGGCAACAACACGATGTCCTGGTTCTCGAGCGACAATCGTCACCGTGTGAAACTCACCACCGAGTTCCGCCGCGATGATTTCTCGAACCTGTTCAACTTCAACGAGTACGGGAGCTACTCCTACAACTCGCTGACCGACCTGCAGGCCAATCTGCCGGCGTCGTTCACGCGTCTGTTGTCGCCGCGCACCCGTACGGGCAGCCAGATGATCGGCGCGATGTCGCTGGGTGATGCCTGGCGGCCGATCAATGACCTGCAGATCCAGTACGGTGTGCGTGTTGACGGCAACCGCTTCTCCGCGGGACCGCAGACCAACGCCGACGTGCTGGCCAAGTTCGACTACGACAATGCCGAAGTGCCGAATCGTCTCTACGTCAGCCCGCGTGTGGGCTTCTCGTGGACGGTTGGTCAGGCTGACCAGATGGCCCTGTTGCCGGGCATGATCCGCGCGCCGCGCGCTGTCATCCGTGGTGGTGTGGGCGTGTTCCAGAATACGCCGGGAACGCAGCTCATTTCCAATGCGATCGACAACACCGGCTTGCCGAGTGGTCTGCAGCAGCTCACCTGCGTGGGTGAAGCGACGCCGATCCCGAACTGGGAGTCGTTTGCGGCCGACCCGAACAACATTCCGCGCACCTGCGCTGACGGCACGAACGGTTCGGTGTTCTCGAACAGTGCGCCCAACGTGGTGCTCTTCGTTCCCGACTACCGGGCACAGCGCTCCATCCGTGGTAACCTCGGCTGGCAGGGCGCCATGCTCCGCAACCGGGTGATGCTGAACGTGGATGCCACGATGTCGCGCAACCAGCGGCAGCAGGGTGGCATCGACCTCAACTTCCCGAACAACCAGCAGTTCACGCTGGCCAACGAAAACGGTCGCCCGATCTACGTGACGCCCGGCGCGATTGTGGCGAGCACCGGCCAGGTGGCGTGGCGTGAAGCGCGACTGGTCGATGCGTATGGCCGCGTGACGGCGCAGACGTCGGACCTACAGGCCGAAAGCAAGCAGCTCAACGTGGGCATCCGCCCGATGGTGTTCAATTCCAAGTGGGGTTGGAGCCTGTCGTACGTGCTGTCCGATGTGCGCGAACAGTTCCTCGGCTTCAACAGCACGGTCGGCGCGCCGATCGGCATCGAATGGTCGAAGGGCACGTTCTTCTCGCGCCACCAGATCCAGTACTCGCTGAGCTACAACGCGTTCGATGCCATCCGCATCTCCTGGAACGGCAACTTCCGCTCGGGTGTGAACTACACGCCGACGATCAACCAGGACATCAACGGCGACAGTTACGGCAACGATCGGGCGTTCATCTACGATCCGAGCACGGTGTCGGATCCGGCGCTGAAGGCGGGCCTCGAAAACTTCCTGAACACCGGCACCCGCGAAGCCGTGGAGTGCCTGCGCAGTCAGATGGGCGGCTTCGCCGGTCGCAATTCGTGCACCGGGCCGTGGCAGATGACGGGCAATCTCAATGTGTCCTTCAACTCGCTGAAGCTCGGCCTGCCGCAGCGTGCCAACATCCGTTTGCAGATTTCGAATCCGCTCAACGGCATCGATCGCCTGATCAACGGCGAAGATGGCCTCAAGGGTTGGGGCGCGACGCCGAACCCGGGCAACAACGGTGCACTGCTGTTCGTGCGCGGCTTCGATCCGCTCACCAACACCTTCAAGTATGAAGTGAACGAGCGTTTTGGTTCGACGCGTCCGCAGCAGACCACACAGCGTGCCGCGCCGACCTCCATCACGCTCTCGGTGAACTTCGATGTGGGTCCGTCGCGTGAACAGCAGCAGTTGTTGCAGCAGCTCGACCGCGGCCGTACGCGCCCGGGCAACAAGCCGTCGCTGCAGCAGCTTCGCAACACGGCCAGCAGTGGCCTCATCAACCCGATGCAGCAGTTGCTCTTCCAGGCCGATACGCTCAAGCTCACGCGCAAGCAGGCCGACAGCCTGGCCACGCTGAATCGCTGGTATCTGCTCAAGAGCGACAGCATCTGGACGCCGGTGTCGCGCTTCCTCGTCGATCTGCCGGACCAGTACAGCCATGCCGACGCGTATCGTCGCTATCGTCGGGCCCGTGAAGACGCGGTGGATCTGCTGATCGCCGTGGCCCCTGGCATTCGCAACATGTTGTCGGAAGAGCAGGTCCGTATCCTGCCGACCGCGCTGGTGACGTTCATGGACAAGCGCAACCTCCAGGGGCTTCGCTCCGGCACCAGCGGTGACAATCGCTTCGGTGGCGGCGGTGGCTTCGGTGGTGGGCGTTGA
- a CDS encoding HD domain-containing protein, translated as MEILRDPLWNNIRLDPLALALLETPVLQRLRYVRQLGLAFLVYPGATHSRFEHALGAWHLAGLALRLLEERGALTGISTTEQQIARAAALLHDVGHYPFSHALEEIGVTDHEEVARPLISGGEIGVILRQHLGADAPAAVFALIEGHSDSPLQGLISGSIDLDKIEYLKRDATMCGVPYGEIDVDRLLNSLVVVSSPDHPRGAIGVHEKGLSALESLLFAKYQMYRNVYWHHAVRSATAMYKRLVAVAIETGAVARDRVARFTDEGLLVHLDTPSLNAEARTLLDAIRVRRLHKRAYERPAATLGEDVGEWIATDYRLTYAVENALAREFGMASGDLLLDFPAKTQMLGVDIPMLRRDGRVQRLTAEGFEGALNLPRLSDELYQSARRLRVFTAGRAPVPAERILHIVGLDADGVRRELGL; from the coding sequence ATGGAAATCCTGCGCGATCCGCTTTGGAACAATATCCGCCTCGATCCCCTGGCCCTCGCGCTGCTGGAAACGCCGGTTCTGCAGCGGCTGCGCTACGTGCGCCAACTGGGTCTCGCGTTCCTGGTGTACCCCGGTGCCACGCATTCCCGATTCGAGCATGCTCTGGGCGCCTGGCACCTGGCCGGCCTGGCGCTGCGGTTGCTGGAGGAGCGCGGTGCACTGACCGGCATTTCCACCACCGAACAGCAGATCGCGCGGGCCGCGGCCCTGCTGCACGACGTGGGGCACTACCCGTTTTCGCATGCACTCGAAGAGATCGGCGTCACCGACCATGAGGAGGTCGCCAGGCCCCTCATCTCGGGGGGGGAAATCGGCGTCATTCTTCGCCAGCACCTCGGCGCCGATGCCCCAGCGGCCGTGTTCGCCCTCATCGAAGGACACAGCGACAGTCCGCTGCAGGGGCTGATCTCCGGCTCCATCGATCTCGACAAGATCGAGTATCTCAAGCGCGACGCGACCATGTGCGGGGTACCGTACGGCGAAATCGATGTGGACCGGCTGCTCAATTCGCTGGTCGTCGTCTCATCGCCCGATCACCCCCGTGGGGCCATCGGCGTACACGAGAAGGGGCTGTCGGCGCTCGAATCCCTGCTATTTGCCAAGTACCAGATGTATCGCAACGTGTACTGGCATCATGCGGTGCGCAGCGCGACCGCCATGTACAAGCGTTTGGTGGCCGTGGCCATCGAGACCGGTGCGGTAGCGCGTGATCGGGTGGCGCGATTCACCGATGAAGGCCTACTGGTGCACCTCGACACGCCGTCGCTCAACGCCGAAGCCCGGACCTTGCTCGACGCCATTCGTGTGCGACGCCTGCACAAGCGGGCCTATGAGCGGCCGGCGGCCACACTGGGCGAAGACGTGGGAGAGTGGATCGCCACCGACTACCGGCTCACGTACGCAGTGGAAAATGCTCTGGCGCGGGAGTTCGGTATGGCCAGCGGAGATCTGCTGCTCGACTTTCCGGCCAAGACCCAGATGCTCGGCGTGGATATCCCCATGCTCCGACGGGACGGCCGCGTACAACGGCTCACGGCAGAAGGCTTCGAAGGCGCGCTCAACCTGCCCCGTCTGAGCGACGAGCTCTATCAGTCCGCTCGTCGTCTGCGGGTCTTCACCGCTGGTCGGGCACCGGTACCGGCCGAACGCATCCTGCACATTGTCGGCCTCGATGCGGACGGTGTGCGTCGCGAACTGGGACTCTAG
- a CDS encoding Stp1/IreP family PP2C-type Ser/Thr phosphatase, with translation MQLSVAAGTDVGRIRAGNEDSLYADADRERGLFIVADGMGGHAAGEVASEMAVQIVARDLTDVRDLTQAEAGTRMADALKAANRAIYERTIQEAEKQGMGTTASCLLVGHGRYIIGHIGDSRVYLLRDGVFRQVTKDHSYVQEQVDAGFLTPEQARYHPYSNVITRCVGANAAVEADVLTGEIRNGDLYLVASDGLTGMVEDPQLKRILESKQTPGRMVDSMITEANRRGGLDNITAIVVQVINVLTGQTGEQAAVGRG, from the coding sequence GTGCAGCTTTCTGTCGCCGCTGGCACCGACGTCGGACGCATTCGGGCAGGCAACGAAGACAGCCTCTATGCGGACGCCGATCGAGAGCGCGGTCTCTTTATCGTCGCAGATGGCATGGGTGGGCACGCCGCTGGCGAAGTTGCCAGTGAAATGGCCGTGCAGATTGTCGCCCGGGACCTGACCGACGTACGTGACCTGACGCAGGCCGAAGCCGGCACCCGCATGGCTGACGCCCTGAAGGCCGCAAATCGGGCCATTTACGAGCGCACCATTCAGGAAGCCGAAAAGCAGGGGATGGGCACCACGGCCTCCTGTCTGCTGGTGGGCCATGGCCGCTACATCATCGGACACATCGGTGATTCGCGTGTATACCTGCTCCGCGATGGCGTGTTCCGGCAGGTCACCAAAGACCATTCCTATGTGCAGGAGCAGGTCGACGCCGGCTTCCTGACCCCGGAACAGGCCCGCTACCACCCCTACAGCAACGTCATCACCCGCTGTGTCGGTGCCAACGCGGCGGTCGAGGCAGACGTCCTGACCGGGGAAATCCGGAACGGTGATCTCTATCTGGTCGCCTCCGATGGGCTGACGGGCATGGTCGAGGATCCGCAGCTCAAGCGTATTCTCGAATCAAAGCAGACACCGGGTCGCATGGTCGATTCCATGATCACCGAGGCCAACCGTCGTGGTGGGCTCGACAACATCACGGCCATCGTGGTGCAGGTGATCAATGTGCTGACCGGTCAGACGGGCGAGCAGGCCGCAGTCGGGCGCGGCTGA
- a CDS encoding metallophosphoesterase, whose protein sequence is MASATTGPRRRYASLVLTNLKHFGVTFSLLMAALVTFGVLIGADAHLFENRLAYQLEGETHVFLRNDELFVHVIRGDNDKGFHVDTTAIVAGGDSTITVGFPADSSAFAVNLTRDIVTPVATYNDGEPIVAISDIESGLGAFRRILVAHKVADAQFNWTFGKGHLVLVGDFVDRGASTTQVLWAAYQLEQSARKSGGTVHFIIGNHEIKSLQANYQTANEKYFHIAGILGKRQDQLFDDEALLGRWLASKNVLEVINGVAFVHGGLHPDIPKHGVSVDDINRIVRAGYRTPYYSPASVSTESFLRSGTTGPAWYRGYFKADLSQQQVEQALGAVGAQAVVVGHTLQGKVNARFNRKVFAIDVKHPKDYLWSFPFRSSEGLRITNGQYVRLLENGGTQVLN, encoded by the coding sequence ATGGCCTCCGCCACCACCGGGCCCCGGCGTCGGTACGCATCCCTCGTGCTGACCAATCTCAAGCACTTCGGAGTCACGTTCAGCCTGCTGATGGCCGCACTTGTCACCTTCGGGGTGCTGATCGGCGCCGATGCGCACCTGTTTGAAAACAGGCTGGCCTATCAGTTGGAGGGAGAAACACATGTTTTTCTCCGGAACGACGAGCTCTTTGTCCACGTGATTCGTGGTGACAATGACAAGGGATTCCATGTCGACACCACAGCGATCGTTGCGGGAGGAGACTCGACGATCACGGTGGGCTTCCCAGCCGACAGTAGTGCGTTTGCCGTGAACCTCACGCGCGATATCGTGACGCCAGTTGCCACGTACAATGATGGGGAACCCATTGTGGCCATATCCGATATCGAAAGCGGACTGGGAGCATTCCGTCGGATTCTCGTGGCCCACAAGGTGGCGGACGCACAGTTCAACTGGACGTTCGGCAAGGGGCATCTGGTGCTGGTCGGTGATTTTGTCGATCGCGGTGCTTCGACCACACAGGTGCTGTGGGCGGCCTATCAGCTCGAACAGTCTGCCCGGAAATCTGGTGGCACGGTGCATTTCATCATTGGCAATCACGAGATCAAGAGTCTGCAGGCGAACTATCAGACGGCCAACGAAAAGTACTTTCACATCGCGGGCATTCTGGGGAAACGGCAGGACCAATTGTTCGATGACGAAGCGCTCCTGGGCCGTTGGCTGGCTTCGAAAAATGTACTGGAAGTGATCAATGGCGTGGCTTTCGTGCATGGCGGCCTGCATCCCGATATTCCGAAGCACGGGGTGTCGGTCGATGACATCAATCGCATTGTGCGGGCCGGCTACCGCACCCCCTACTACAGTCCGGCTTCAGTGTCCACCGAGTCCTTCTTGCGCTCGGGCACGACAGGGCCGGCGTGGTATCGGGGATACTTCAAGGCCGACCTGTCACAGCAGCAGGTCGAGCAGGCACTGGGGGCGGTGGGAGCGCAGGCGGTGGTCGTGGGGCACACCCTCCAGGGCAAAGTGAACGCGCGCTTCAACCGGAAGGTCTTTGCCATCGATGTGAAGCACCCCAAGGACTATCTCTGGAGTTTTCCTTTCAGGAGTAGCGAGGGCTTGCGAATCACCAATGGCCAGTATGTTCGCCTCCTGGAGAATGGCGGTACTCAGGTGCTGAACTAA